A single window of Undibacterium sp. 5I1 DNA harbors:
- a CDS encoding polysaccharide deacetylase family protein: MKLLDKISRRLSNYISCAWMPLKQGQGVVSFSFDDVPASACTVGKALLEEFDARGSFYVCGGLTDGQEQGRTCHSVAELQALDADGHEIACHTFSHTNCTLDGAAELNKDWEKNQDFFKENDINNSGFAFPFGAYDLASKRLASRRFAYNRITGGGTQIGRADLAALRAQALYEQKTSLELIKELIQQTAQHGGWLIFYSHEVDEEPGPWGTSPAQLRYALTEATNAGCKILPVRDAILFFQ, encoded by the coding sequence TAGTTGTGCCTGGATGCCACTAAAGCAGGGGCAGGGCGTAGTCAGTTTCTCTTTTGATGACGTACCTGCCAGCGCTTGTACTGTCGGCAAAGCATTGCTGGAAGAGTTTGATGCTCGTGGTAGTTTTTATGTCTGTGGCGGACTCACCGATGGTCAGGAGCAAGGACGAACCTGCCATAGTGTCGCAGAATTACAAGCGCTAGATGCTGATGGTCATGAGATTGCTTGCCACACTTTTTCGCATACCAATTGCACTCTTGACGGTGCTGCGGAGTTAAATAAGGATTGGGAGAAAAATCAGGATTTCTTTAAAGAAAACGATATCAACAATAGTGGCTTTGCGTTCCCATTTGGTGCCTATGATTTAGCCAGTAAACGTTTAGCATCTCGTCGTTTTGCCTATAACAGAATTACCGGTGGCGGCACCCAGATAGGGCGCGCTGATTTGGCTGCCTTGCGTGCCCAAGCACTTTACGAACAAAAAACTAGTCTTGAATTAATTAAAGAACTGATACAGCAAACGGCTCAACATGGCGGATGGCTGATTTTTTATTCGCATGAGGTAGACGAGGAGCCGGGACCTTGGGGTACATCACCAGCACAATTGCGTTACGCCTTAACCGAAGCAACAAATGCTGGATGCAAAATATTGCCTGTTCGTGATGCGATTCTCTTTTTTCAGTAA